CCCACGCCACCCGCTGGACGTGTTCGGCGGGGTTTCGCGACCACCGGCCGGGGTGGACGAGCAGGTACAGGCGTTCACAACCCTCGGATTCGAGGCCCGCGATCAGGTCGTCGGTCGTCGAGATCCGTCCGAAGTCGCCCACGGTCGTCCCCCAGTCGCGCCCCGTATCCGAGACGTACGAGGGTTTGGTGGCGTCGTCGCTGGCGGTCTCGACCGAGAGATACGCTTCTGCCAGCAGGTCGTACTCCTCGATCGTGCGCTCCCCCCGCCACATGTCTAGGTTGTGATAGGGCGAGAGCGGACTCCCGTGGGGACAGATCGTCCGCACGTCGACGTGCTCGCGAAATCGTGCGAGGTTCTGCGTGAAGCGCTCGTGGGCCGCCTCGAAATCCCCGCGGGTCTTGACGTAGTCCTCGTAGTGATAGCCGACTTCGTGGCCCAACTCGGCGACCTCGCTGACGGTTTCGGGACTGAACGTCGAGGTCCGGAAGTAGTAGCTCGTGGGGATCTCGCGGGCGGCCTCGACACGGGCCATCGACCGGGCGGTGCTGACTTTCCGGTCGACGTCGTGGCGGATCACGATATGCGGGTCCTCGTGGTCGGTGTGCCTGACGTACTCCTCGAGCGTGTAGAACGTGTACCCGGCGTCGAGTGCGGCGTCCAGTAGCCGCCCGTAGTGATCGAACGTGAAATCACTGATGTTCATTCGGATTCTATATCTCACAACTACAGCCCCCGATATATATATGTGTTCACTAACTGATGATAACGAGTTCCTACCGGCCCAAACCAACAGACGTCACCGCGTTCCCCGATTCGAAATTAAGCCCACCCTACGGATATGTTAGGACATCTGTACGACGATAACGGCCCCAGTGGTTCCGTATTCGATCCGATTCGGCGGCCTCGAAAGGGGGATGACGACCGCAGGGGGTATCGACGGGCGAATCAGTAATCGAGCCAGTCGTCGCGCATCTCGCTGGTCTCCTCGGTGAGGTAGACCCGGGCCTCGGGATGTTGGTCGGCGTCCTGTACGAGCCCACCATCACGGCGATGGCGTTCGAGACGGTCTTTCGCCGTATCGCGATCGGCACCGTCGATAACGCTGATCGCGTCCAGCAACAGCGGTTCGGGAACGCCCGTCCCGATGCCGCCTTTCGGCGCGTCGGGTTCGGTATCCGTCGAGGCGGTGTCGTCCTCGATAACGGCGACGTACTCGCGGACATCGTCGCTGTCGCCGAGGCGGTCGTGCCAGCGCTGGGGAAAGAGACTGACTCGATCGTCCCCGACCCTGTAGTAGGCCTCGGCGTCGTGCCACCCCTCGCCCGTCGAGAGGGTGTCTTCGATGGACGAGCGAAGCTGTCCCTCTTTGAACGGAAGGCTGTCGTCCTCGGCGACTGCACGGTCGTAGGCGGCGAGCGTCTCGCGATCGAGACCGCGCCCGTCGGACCGGTGGTGGTGTTCGATGATGCGCAGTAGCTCCGAGGACGTGAGGGTCCCGCCGTACTGTCGCGCCTCCGCGAGCGCCTGCTGGTTCGGTTCGGCCATCGCTCGTCTATCGGGGCGAACGGCGAATAAAACCATTGCTGGCGATATGCGAGGTGCCACGGAAGGACGCCTCGTTCCCGCCGGCATCCCCACGCTATCACCGCCTTCGCCCGACGAACGCGATCGCTGACGGTCCGTAGAAACGGCACGGGATCGAAGCTCCCGCGAGCACCCGAGGGACCTTACGGCGAAAGCCGTTGGCGGTCCCTCGGAAACAGAACCGCCTCGCGGATGTTGCCCAGGTCGAGCATCGTCATCACGAGCCGCTCGACGCCGTAGGCCCAGCCGGCGTGCGGCGGCATCCCGTACTTGAACATCTTCGTGTAGTACTCGAACTGTGCGGGGTCGAGCCCCTGCTGTTCGAACCCCTCCACGAGGTGGTCGTAGCGGTGTTCGCGCTGCCCGCCCGAGACCAGTTCCATGCGCGGATGCATCAGGTCGAAGCCCTTCGAGAGCTCGCCGCCCTCGTGGTCCTGGATGTAGAAGGGCTTGATCTCGCTTGGCCAGTCAGTGACGAAGTAGTGCCCGCCGACGTCGTCGCCGAGGGCCTTCTCGCCCTCCGTGGGCAGGTCGTCGCCCCAGACGAGTTGCTCGTCGAGCTCGCCGGTGGCGTTGATGCGCTCGATTGCCTCCTCGTAGGTCAGGCGCGGGAACCCCTCGGCGGGCACCTCGAAGTCGTCGTAGCCGAGCGTCTCCAACTGGGCCTCGCAGTTCTCCGCGACGCCCTCGTACGCGGCCAGGAGGGTGCGCTCGCAGGCGTCCATCGCCTCCTCGTGGTCGATGAATGCGCTCTCGAAGTCGATCATCGTCGCCTCGTTCAGGTGCCGGGGCGTGTTGTGCTCCTCGGCCCGAAATATGGGACCGATCTCGAAGACCCGTTCGAGCCCGGAACCGACCATCAGCTGTTTGAACAGCTGCGGGCTCTGGTTCATGAAGGCCTCCTGTCCGAAGTAGGTGATCGGGAACAGCTCCGTGCCGCCTT
The DNA window shown above is from Halalkalicoccus jeotgali B3 and carries:
- the aspS gene encoding aspartate--tRNA(Asn) ligase, whose product is MENRTYTAEAEPGETATVAGWVHEVRDLGGIAFLILRDKSGKIQIKFEKDEMDDEIVETGLDLARESVISVTGAVEEEPRAPTGVEITPEELDVIASAEPELPLDPSGKVDAELSTRLDNRTLDLRKEETKAIFEIRAEVLRAVRESFREIGCTEINTPKIVATGTEGGTELFPITYFGQEAFMNQSPQLFKQLMVGSGLERVFEIGPIFRAEEHNTPRHLNEATMIDFESAFIDHEEAMDACERTLLAAYEGVAENCEAQLETLGYDDFEVPAEGFPRLTYEEAIERINATGELDEQLVWGDDLPTEGEKALGDDVGGHYFVTDWPSEIKPFYIQDHEGGELSKGFDLMHPRMELVSGGQREHRYDHLVEGFEQQGLDPAQFEYYTKMFKYGMPPHAGWAYGVERLVMTMLDLGNIREAVLFPRDRQRLSP